The window ACATAAGCATATTtaagtctttttgttttttttaaacacattccaAAGTCATTTCATGGAACTTTTGACGAGTAACAAAAAGGTtcaaagttgtgtgtgtgtgtgtgtgtagctgaTCATGCAGGAGCAGGACGATCATCTGGAGCTTGTGTCCGGAAGCATCCGGGTCCTCAAAGACATGTCGGGACGTATCGGCGACGAACTGGACGAGCAGGCCGTGTGAGTCAAACTCGCACCTCCACTGAAAACCGACACTCCATCTTCttcccatctttttttttgtccagccaAGATCATGCTGCATTATTTTCCCCGAGTCAGAAAGGCAGCACCATTTACATGTACACTTTTCCCTTATCCTCGCTCACTTAAATTATAATTAGCGTGAATTTCAGAGTCACAATTTGTTCAactctggggggggggaaatgtagctgatatgacatttttcaagaataaatttatcatttgtgaagcGATACAGTTAATATTacaagagagggaaaaaaagaacatttttgtaaCTATCTGCTGAGACCGAAattaagaaaatttaaaaatctaacaaaaaaaaaaaatggcgagaTCGACACCGAAAACTGATCCACATAATCAGATCGGGACACTCTAGTAAAATCAGAGATTTACAAGAGgaaaaatattaacattgtacaaaaataaagtcgCAGTTACACTGGACCACACATTGTTGCTGGTTACCAGATTACCTTATTTGCtgagttttattatttatttattttttgttctttagaGAACATGTTTATATCCTTAATTATTCTATAATTTTTAGGTTTAAATTTATAACTTTTCCCCCCACCCAATGCAATTACCATTATAATGGACATGAATTATATGTGAATCTACTCTATGTATAGTTTATCATTTTACTCGGTCCACTGTgtgaatgtaatatttttttcatcttcacgTTTCCCTCCAGTATGTTGGGGGACTTTGCCGACGAGATGGACCAGACGTCGTCACGTATGGACTCGGTGCTCAAAAAGCTGGAGAAAGTCTCACACATGACCAGCAGtacgtaacacacacacacacacacacacacacattttgaccaCTTCCTGTGTTGTGACTCAGGTCGGCGTCAATGGTGCGCCATCGCCGTGCTGGTCGCCATCATGATCGTCgtcctcatcctcttcttcgCCCTCTGACGTCGGTGACCCCTGAACTCTTCATGACGCTCAACACCCACAAAGGaccggcctttttttcttttttttttttctttttttttttttacccctgggCCCGGAAGAAGAAAGTACTCTGCTGGCTTGTGATGTCCAGCAGGGATCGAACACGCGCGATACAGTCAGGTTGGGACTGCAATCAACAGGGGGCGCTGTGGCAGGCGAGCGCCACATGCTACCACAGGAAGTCCAAGTTTGAGACtttaatttgtcactttttgtgGGAAGCAAAGATGTatcattattaaataaataataattttacaataatagtCGTAGTAgtacaaggggaaaaaaatataaagttttTAAAGAGACTAATAAGAATAAATCGGAAATACTATGAACAAAAGCAAACTGTTCCAAGACTAGTCAGGATTTTGCAAGGAACAAGTAATAATACGAGAAGAAAAATTGAGGAGATTTGGAATTTTGCAAGAATAAGTCaggataatataaaaaatatcaacatttttttggggtaaaagTCAGAATCTTCAAGGAACAAATcatattaggaaaaaaatttGAGGAGAAAATTTGTAATTCTTTAgggcggggaaaaaaatcatactttaagaagataaaaaaaaaagaaaaggaaagaataGTCCTAATTTTGAAGGGAaagtaatattacaagaaaaaaaatcctaaatttttggaaatgtatatataaaatggtgaaaaatcaCACAATTTCAAGAGTAAAGTTGGAATTTTTCATCAACATAATTCAGTgaccaaatattttaaaaaatttgaatgaaGTAATCATGCAAgcaaaagttgtaatattacaagaagaaaaaatctaatttcttaGAATTGTTATGGTTCTGCAAAGAAAGTCTTGTTATACAAAGTTGAAGTGCAAGAATAAAATCAAGGAGTAATTAAGAGAAATAACAGATATTTTCCAGATTTTACGTGaagacgtttaaaaaaaaaatcaaaatattggCCAAAaatttttatggaaaaaaaaatgtattccacCTAAATCTAAAGTTTTTCAGAAGAAAGctttacagtattttgaaaagTTTCTTTTATGAGCACAAAGTCGCTTAATTACAGGAAAACTTGTATTGTTTCAAGAATcgtaatttttgttttagtattgTTAGTGTTATTATCTTACAAGAGGAGTATAAAAGTGTATGTGTgggattgtttttttccatcctGGATGCCTTAACTctatttttctacatttgttACGTTGCTGCGTCGCCAGTGGCAACGGCCGTTGCTGTTGTCAAGCGACGTAACATAGGGGCGTGTCCTTGCGGTTCTTGCCCTTGTTGCCGGGCAGAATTTCGAGAATTAAATCTCAGAGCGCCCCCTGCTGGGGGCCGGCGATACTGCCATTTCTTTCAGTGTGCATAATAAGTGTGTTTCATGttgtaataaaacatttcagTCCTTTTTGTGTAAGGTTAGCCGACATATTTGTgtcaagcagcaaaatgtatttaatcttttatatatatatatatatatatatatatatatatatatatatatatatatattttttttttacttgaggcTGTCTCGACCAATTTGAATGTTCTAAATAttgaaaaagtaaatacaagtaaaaagcAATGTGAGCATATTCACGTTTCTAGAGCTTGttttcattacttttttcattttcaaagccCTGTGAAACCTAATCAAGTCTTGAAAccttattttaaaatctaaacTTTGGCTTGGAACCTTAACCCTGACTtctttaaaaccctatttttatgCCATCCAGCAtgaagccctaatttgaaaccctaaccctttatGTAGTTGTGGAGTCGGTAAACGGCAGTTTGATCTACCCTTTCATAAGCACTTTTTGTATCCcaactttttattcatttgtatcAAGTAGCAAAACGTGAAAGAACATAAGACAGG of the Vanacampus margaritifer isolate UIUO_Vmar chromosome 7, RoL_Vmar_1.0, whole genome shotgun sequence genome contains:
- the stx10 gene encoding syntaxin-10 isoform X2 encodes the protein MEELQERRDFVERTRKSVQEMKDQLSSPSAVAQAEKKNKQASLTTSASDRSSQLDAHLVSANSRYIQEQQEQQQLIMQEQDDHLELVSGSIRVLKDMSGRIGDELDEQAVMLGDFADEMDQTSSRMDSVLKKLEKVSHMTSSRRQWCAIAVLVAIMIVVLILFFAL